The DNA window TGGCTTCTTGCTACCTTGCCCCATGTTCTGCTCCAGGGTTAGGGAGAGCCACCCTCTGGCCAGTAGGTGCCTCCCAGTCAAGCCTACAGAGCTGGGGCCAAGGGGCCAGGGGCAGAACTCCAAGCTGGGCCTGTAGGCCTGTACCCTCAGGGTAAGGAGATCTGGGTGGCACAGCTCCTCCAGAGGCTGGTAAGGCTGGGCAGGGTTGGGGACAGGGCCAGGGAGGGGATTTGGTGCTGTCCAGTGGCCTGCATGCGGACAGCTGGGGCATGCTACAGGCAGGCGGGCAGGCAGGCAGGTAGGCAGCAGGCACCCAGGACGGGCAGGCGGCATTACGAGGTGGGAGGGCAGGAGACAGACAGATAGACAGGAGCCAAGACTTAGGGCCCAGCTGTATAGAGGAGGCACTGCAGAGACAGGCCAGAGAGGGGCCCAGGACAGCAGAGCAGGTTCCCTGAGGATAAGGGTCTCCCTGCCTGGTCTGTCAAGGGGTGGGAAGCAGAGGTTGGGAGGCCAGTGTGGCTCCTGGACCCTCCACACTCCAGAGGACCTGGTGCCCCGAAGGGAAACAAGCTTGCTTACCTCTGGCAACTGGCTATAAGAACCCTCCAAGGGTCACCTTCCCAGGAAATCCCAGAGCCTGCCACTCTCCCAAAACCTGCCACAGATGTCCCCTCCCCTCTTCACATCCCCTGCCTTGCCATTTGGGCCCAGTGACCAATGGGCAGAGAAAGACACATATGCTCCAGTTGTCAACCAGGCCCTTTCCTGACCCTGCTGGCCCGGGACCTTGACCTTAGCCAGTGAGAGAGGGCATGAAGAGGACCCTGACTCAAAGTCCAACAAAGGATGCAGGTCCTGCCAGAGCTGGGCTGGAGTCAAGAAAGGGCCGTGGGGGCATTGCTGGGGCAACACTCACTATCCTCACCTCCCGTTGCTCATGACTGCACAGACTCTGATGTCCCTGTGCCTCTGCTCTGTCCTGTCACAGTCCTGATTCCTTGCTGTCACTCTAGGAACCACACAGGTCTTGCCCCTAGAGCTATCTGGGCCTCCTTTGTCCAGTATCATCAGCTCTCTGGGGTGAGGACCACGCCTCCAGGTGCCCTAAGCAGTCCCCTTCCCTGAACAGTCCACCAGCCCTCCAGGGCTGCCCGCCCCAGAAAATGCAGCATGGTAGGAATCTGAGGTGGGCTGGAGTGGGGAAGGAAGACACATGAAGGCCCGAGAATAGAGATCACAGAGGGGGTGCCACGTGGTAATGTGGACAGAGTAAATGCAAGAGGGTGAGAGGGAGAGGGACGGTGAGAACGAGTGACAGAAAACCAAGAGGAGCCTTAGATGTGCAAGCCATCAGCACAATATGCACGCACACTCACATGCAAGTGCACACACGTGCACacgaacacacacaccacagcaTGGCATGACCTCCCCACCACATGCAGACGAGCAGAGCCAGCACCCCCTTTCCTCTGACacatctgcacacacacacaacattgagAACATACAACAGTCCCACCAGCCACACGCACACAACCACCTACAAAGCAGACCCCACCTCTGCCAACACAGGTGCTCTCTCCTACACACAGGGCCACACCATACCCAGGGACCAGCACAGCCCAACTGCCCATTATGTCTATTCCCAAACATGCTGGCACCAGAGCAGGGACATCTGCAGGGCTGTCCCCttctgcctctttccctgacaccTTGCTTAAATCCTATCTTCTCCAGCAGCTTTTCCTGAGCCAGCCCATGCAGAGCCTGTCTCCCAGCTAGAATGTTCTCCCTAACCAGGAATGTGTTCACTGTCCACTAATGGCTCTCCACTGCATCCTCAGTTCCacaggacagggactgtgtctgttcTGTTCACTGTTGTATCCCTGGTACTGAGAGCAGGCACAGCACACAGGGGCAATACTCATTCATCCAATTACTGAGATGGACCAAATAGGCATTAAGCACTCACCTGGTCCCACATTCTCCATTATACGCACACGCGCAcgagcacacacacactcactcaccccCTTAGTGGGCAACAGACTTCCACTCATTAGGGGAGCCCATTTCCTCCTCTAGGGAGTCCAAACCTGAGCtcaagaggaaggagggagggatgaGAGGACAGAGGAAGATGGGGCTGGGCCCACACTGCTCTGGTGGACTCAGAGAAAGTAAGAGTAGGAAGAGGAGACAGAACATACACATGAAGCATGGGGCTAGGGGGATGGCATTCTGCGGCCAGGGCAGCGGTTAGGTCAATGGTGCAGATGTCCAAGCGGCGATGATAAAAAGGCTGGTACCTGCTCGCTGGGACGGGGCAGGAGCAGGGCTTAGAGTGATCACAATAACTGGatgggaaaggaagaaaaaaaacaacaccaCGATAAATCACAACAGAAATGGCTGATTtgtccaaaagaaaagaaatcaaatcataatgaggaggagggggagacgcGAGGCACCAAACTGCAGAGATGGGTAGAAACTGACAGAGATGGGAAGGTGGGGAGGATGGGATGGAGCTGACAGACACAGACACCTGGGGGGGACTCCTTGGGACCTGCCCGTCATGGGCCTCACTGGGCCTTGCTCTGCACTGGGAACAGCCACTCTTAAGGTACCCTGGAACCCATACCCAATCCTGTCTCATTCATGCTGGGGCTGGATACAACAGTCCTGCAGGACCCAGCAGGGACCTTACTGGTCTTGGCCAGGCTTCCAGCCCCCAATAACATCCAAAGACAGTATGTTCATCTCTGGGATTTCTCTGGGCCCCCAAGAGATTCCCCAGGGAGGAAACCGAACCAACCCATGTCTAAAGAAGGATGGATGGACTCTAAATAGGGACTGAGGGAGGGTAAGACTTGAAGGTCAAGCGACAGTGACCAGGGAGTAGACAGAATTCTGAGATATCAGGGGGTGCCTTCCTCCTCCTGTCAACCTGACAAGGAATTATATAACTTCCAGGGTCATACCAAAGAAGAtatgacaacttttttttttttttttgctaggtcaaaagagagacagaaagggtcATCATGAGGAGGGGGCCAGTCACAGGGTCCATGGGGAGGGAGAAAAATCCAATTCCTTCCAGCTGAAAAGACTTGGGAGATAGGTATCTGTGAAACACAATGAGAAGGCTATACTATCCCAGGCCAGGTGTGTGTGAAGGGTTGGGAAGACAGCTGTTGATCCAGGACAACAAGATGCCAGGGAGGAAGGCATAGATCAGAAAGGAGGCATTTGTGTACTGGGGAGCTAGACCTACCCAGTTGTCCAGgcctggggtgtgtgtgtgtgtgtgtgtgtgtgtgtgttgagggaAACAGTCATTTGAATCCAGAAGACAGTCACCCCCCTAGGAGATGGTGTGTATTTCCAGAGGGATAGACATCTCACCAAGAGAGTGGCACTGAAGTTAGTCACAGGGGCATGGGGAGGCCTGTTTTATGTGGGAGGGGGTCACTGAGCCCAATGACAAGGTCACCCCAGGCTGGGAAAAAAGGACCACCTGATATAGTCATGGTGTCGAATGGGAGAATGGAGTTAGAaggattatatgtgtgtgtggggggggtgaccTCGGGTGTTCCCAGGCCAGCTGTGTGACTATGAGTGTGAAAGGATTGTCAGCTAAACCCAAGGCTGGACAGTGGAACTCTTGACAGTTACTGCTACAGAGGGACTGACGGGAATCCTTTTGGGACATGACCACGTTTGCCGGGGGCCGGGATGGGATAACAGTCGCGTGGGAACGGGTGTAGTTCGGTGCAGGTGACAGATGGTCCAGTGACCGCGGCGATGGGGGCGGGTCAATGGGTACGGAGGCCCGGCCTGCGGCCTGGTAACTAGCTCCCAGACCCCCAAAGAAGAAACCCCCAGGCCCTGGGAACGGCCACTTGGGAACCCGCCGGCCCCAAGCCCCCCGGGTCACCGTGACCCTCTCCCTGCAGGCTGACAGCGGGGGCGGGGAGGAGCACAGCAAGCGCCCCGGAAGCGGGGGCGGGGCCTGGTCCCGGGGGCGGGGCCTCCCGCGGTGCGCGCCCCGCCCCACCTGCCCCTCCCCCACGCCTCCGTGCTTACTGGGCCTGGGCCGCTGGGGGCTGATGTCCAGGTTGAGGTCGATCCTCCTCCGGGCCTCGCggttctcctgcttcagctttgCTTCCAGGCGGGACAGCTTTTGCTCCAGGGAGGACGCCGCCATCttccccgccgccgccgccgccgccgcgcacTGCCGGGCCGCCCGTCAGTCCGGCAGACAAACACCGCACTGCGCCTGCGCCCGGATGACCCCGCCGAGCCGCCGTCTCGCCCTGGATGGCGCATGCCCGCGGCGCGCACCCGCCCTGCCCGCGTGCGAAACTCCGCGCGTGCGTATTTAGTCCCAACCCAGGGAGAACGCCTCTTAGAGCTCGCGGCGGGCAACGTGCAACACACCCGCGCACCACTACCACTGGGGTGCGCATGCGTAAATTCCCGAGCGCTCCGCCAAGAGGCGCTGTGTATAAACCTACTTTTATTTAGTGAACGGTGTGTGGGGTAAACGGCGCACATGCGTAAAGAGGTGGAGACGCGGTCGCGCGCTTGGCTTCTACTGAGCGAGTGCACTAGCTGTCTGTCTCCTGTGGTTGCCGTAGCAGTGCGTTTTCATCTCCTCGCTCTTCCCGACCCGAGTGGGGTCCTGGCAGCCGCACCCTCACGGAACTGGCTTCCTCCTCAGTGCTTCATTAGGATCCTGTTATGCTTAATTGCTGACTGAACTCCCGCTGGCGTGCGGTGCGGCCTCCTCACCATAATTGTGCATCCGTGGGAAGCCCTTTCCATTTCAACTAGTCCCAGCAAGCTCAGGGTTGGACAAGACCTGGCGGAAGGCAAGGGCTCTGGAAATCCAGCCGTGTGACTTCTCACCTCGATGACAGGGCCAAGGTCAAGGCCAAAATTCCTGGCCACACTAGCGTGGGACCTTTAGACGTCCCACCCCCATCTGTCCCGCTTCAGGACCTCCAGAATTAGTGTGGGCCCTGGGGTTACGTGCTTCTGTctgatgccccccccccccccccgtctaaATAGATCCTTTTAAGGGGTAAGGTGGGTGCTGGGGAAATGCCCCTGTCTGAAGCCCTGGGTCCCTCAATAGCAGCTTGTGTCTGCTCTAAGGTGCCAGGGGAAAATCTGCATTTTGCAGACACTTGGCAAGTGGCCAAACCCACGAGGTGAAGCTGTGCCAAGTGCCCTACTCACTCTGGAGTCCAACACGGGAACACCTTGGGATGGGCTTTGAAGGCTTTGGACTCCTGGTGACGACTTGAGGGTGGAGCAGACACTCAAATGTGGATTTAAGAGGAtaaaagggaagggagaggaaaggGATTCTCTGGGAAAACATCCAGGCAGAAGACACCACCAGATTTTTCCTTCTGATGGGAGGAGGTCTCTACCTTGCCTTCCTGAGCCCCTTTGGTGCCTCTCCTCCTAGGACAGAGGCATCCTTGATTCTGGCAGATAGGTGTAGCCACTTAGTTCTGTGAAATAGATCTAGACTTAGGTCGGTGGTGGTGACTTGGTGgcgacttagaacaaagcagccggATTGGAAAGGAACGTCAATCAGATGCCTGCCTTggaaatgcctgtcaatcagccagatctcctgactaacgcctgtcaatcagcaggatcccctggccaatcctggagttcagccaactcccctgaccaattccaagggggcaagggaccctaaaaacaccttttcctgtcccaagcccttcccttcctgctgtaagccccataaaagtccagtctgGTCAAGCTTCCACAAGGTTTCTCCTCAGATCCTTctcctgtcccctctgtgggtctgatcgaGTTCTGCCCAGGAGTGATATCTCAGAAAAGCCTCCTTCAGCAgcctttttaaatctgcctcctttggtcgCTGCCCACCTCGCCTGATCTGACATAGACAATAACAGGAGTGTACATAAAAGATCAGAATCATGATTATTTATTAAGCACCCAAAGGTACATGTCCCCCCACCCAGGGAACATCCAAAAAACAAAGCCCTTGCCTGTCCTCAGAAGAATGTAGACTCCACAGCAGGCGTTGGCCAACCTTAGGAAGTCCATGAATAGTCCTCTGGGAGAACTGTCAACTGCCTGAGGTGGCTTGCAGAGTTTTGCATGTGCGTGACAAGAGCGTTTTTTTCCTAAGGAAGGAGGTGCCCAGCTTTCACTGGGTTCTCAAAGGGCCAGAATCTAAAAGTGGCACAGAATCTAGACATTCAGGTAGCTATTCTTTAGGTTAGTATTTCCATCATAGAGGCTTAGGACTACCTGCATCGTAATTACCTAGCATGCTTATTTATTAGCAGGTCCCTAGCCCCCACCCAAGCTCCTGAATGAGTCTTTCAAGGGTGGGGCCTGAGATGTTCTGTTTTGTCCTAGCCCCTCAGTTGATTTTGGCACATAGCCAGATAGGAGGACGATTGTTCTTGGTACACATGTCTGTAGCAAAGGACTCATAAATAAAGACTTAGCATCAAAGTTGGGGTGGAGGTTGGGGAACTGGTTCCTTGTGTCTGTGTCCTCTCCTTGGGAGAGAACCCCAGATGTAAGCTGCTTGTTGGTGGTGGGAGGGTTGGAAATCCCATCAGGATGTGTCCCCACTCCCATATATGACACTAATTGAGCTGGAATGTCCAGAGGGAGGGCATGCCAACCAGCCAAAGACACAGGTGTGGCTTTTGTCTGAGAATTCTTGAGTTAATCCTTCTGTATGGGGTTCCACCCCAAATCCACAACTTCCTGTGTCTCTCTAGACAAACCAGTCCCAGGATCTTTCCTGGACCCCACAAAGCTGACATGTCTGCCTCTCCTCTCCTGGCTGGACCCAGTGGCCCTTTCTCATGGAAGACACTGCTGGGGCAGAAGCATCCAAAGGCCTCTACCTCCACCTTCTCCACCCTGTCTTCATTCCTCCTCCATCCTCTCCCGCACCTCTGCAGGAAGACCCTCATAAAGGGTATCCTCCACCAGCAGTCCCGCCTTCTTGAGTCCCATGCAGCTGCCGAGTTCTTCTGGCAGTGTCTCCAAACGGTTGCCCTTGAGCTCCAGGCGGCTGAGGGCCCTGAGGGCAGCAATGTGGGGTGAGAGGTGGCTCAGGTGGTTGTAACCCAGAAGCAATGTCCGAAGCTTTCGGCAGAAGAACAGCTCCTCTGGCAAGGCTTCGAGGGCATTGTAGGAGAGAGCCAGGTGCTGCAGGTTCTGGAGGAGACCCACCTCGGGTGGCAGGGAACGCAGCCCATTGTGGGACACATCCAGCAACCGGAGGCCAAAGCACAGGCCGAGCTGAGTCGGCAGGGTCTCGAGCTTATTGTGGCTGAGATAGAGCTGCTCAAGGCTCCTGAGCTTCCGCACATGCTCGGGGATATAGGCAATCTGGTTGTGCCACAGCCTGAGTGTGACCAGCTTCCGACAGTGCTGGAAGCTAAGGATCTCCTCGATGGACCGCAGATGGTTGTCTTTGAGGTCCAGCTCCTGCAGCGCACCTAGGCTGAAGATGGCATGGGGGATGCGCTCCAGCCCGCAGGCCACCAGCTCCAGCTCCCGCAGTACCACCAGCTTCTTGAGGCTGTTGAGGGCAAGCAAGCGGGCCCCGTCATTGTGCAGACTGAGCCGCTGCAGGTGCCCTGCCACATCAGTCACGCTGGCTGGCACCTTCCCGGCATTGCTGCGTAGGGACAATACTTTGAGCTGCTTCAGCTCCCGGAGGCTCTCAAGGGTGGCAGCCCGAGCCAGCTCTGGAGGAAACAGTCCCTCTAGGTGTAGCTCCTCCAAGCCACGCAGCCCGAACACCCAAAGGGGCACTTCGCGGAGCTCTTCGCATTTGACGCGGATCACCTTCAGGCGGTCCCGCAGAAAGATCTGTGAGGAGAAGGGCAGCTGGGCAGGTGAGTGGAGTAAGCTGAGCTCCTGAAGGTGAACCAGCTGCGAGAGGCCCGGGGGGAAGGTGATATCACAGATGGCCTCCAGCCGGAGCGCCTCCACCTCACTGAGCTCAAAGACAGTGTCCGGCAGTCCCGGGAGCATGCAGAGGGCCAACTCCAGCCGGCCGCACGCATTGCGCTGCAGCTTCTGCCGAAGCTTCTCAGGTGTCCACTCATGGTTGAGGTTGAGTTGCTTCAGGCGGCTTTCACTGACCTCTGAGAGGAAGACAGCGAAGCGCTTGGAGTAGAGCGAGTCATACTGGTCTATGAGGTGCAGCATGAAGGCAAAGTCGTTCTTGACATCAGGGATGTCGTTCATGCCTGTCTCTTCCCGCACAGAACGGAAGGAGTACTCCTTGAGGGGCCGGTGGAACAGCCAATAGAGGGTGTAGAGGCAGGTGATGCCATAGACACATACGAAGGAGATGTAACAGAAGGCCAGCTTGGAGAAGAGGTGGGCCTTGGTGTGGTTGCAGCAGAAGCTGGCATACCCGGTGACTTCTGAGGTCTCCACCTGACAGGCCACCAGAAAACTGATCTTCTCCACATAAACCAGGTTGTAAACCAGGATGGCTAAGAACTTGCAGACTTTGAGCACCATCTGCCGGATGTACATGGTGTAGAGGATGTCACCCTCTTCCACGTGCACTCGGAATTTCTTGACCTTCTCAAACAGGGCTTTTGCCTGTTCGCCCTCCTTTTTGTCCAGCAGAGTGACGGCAGGAGGTTCAGTCACCACCTTCTCAGGCTCTGCCAGCaccttttccttctctccctcACCTGTCTTCCCTGTCCCTGAACCCGCTGTGGTTACCACGATCGCTGCAGCCCGTCCGGCAGCCGGGCCCTTGTGGTTCTCTCCAGAGACCTCAGACAAGGCCCGTGTGGTCCACGGTGAATCAAAACACTTGCCCAGGATGGAGATGAAGTGTTCGATCTTGGAGCTGGTGCCAGGAAACTTGAACCAAAAGCTGGTGCAGACCATGAAGATGAGTGTGTGGATGACTACCAGGTAGGGAAAGTACTTGGCATACCAGTGGAGGGCGGTCTCGTAGCACAGCTGGTTAATGAAGCTGTACTGCTGCAGGTCCAGGTTGTTCTTGAGGCCGCTGAGCTGCCGGAGACCTCCCATCTGCTCAGAGACCCCCCGAGGCAATAGTTGCCGGCACGGAGCCTCTGATAGGTTCTCCCGGGGTTCATGACTGGGCAGACAGATGATCTTGTCCTGTGTCACCTGAGAATGAGGAGGTGGCAAAGCAGAGTGTTGGGATCATGAAGCAGGGGGCAGGGGACAGAAGCAGGCTGAAGGTGAGAGACCCTGGTCCTAGACCCTTGCCAACTGGCTGACTGTGGGGGGCGGGTGCTAAACCTCCACATCAGTCCTTGTCTGAAAAAAAGGAGTTGGGTTGGATTGTGTCCCTCCCCTCAAAAAGATGTTGAAGTCCTCAACCTCCAACCCTCTGTGAATGTGGCCTTCTTTGGAAAAGGGTCTTTGCAGAAGTAATCAAGATGAGGCCGTGAGAGCGAACCCTAATCCAGTAGGACCGTGTCCTTATAGAAAGGGGACATTTGGACATGGACACAAGGAGAATGCCACAAGATTTCGGGGCTGCCAGAGCCTAGGAGAAAGATCGGCACAGATTCTCCCTCACTGTCCTTGGAGGAACCCCACTGCCTCAGCACCTTGATCTCCGCTGCCCTCTAGAACTAACTGCACCGTAGTAAGTTTCTGGTGTTTAAGCTACTCGCTCTGTGCTACTCGATGTCAGCAGTCTTACCAAAGTCAGCAACCGCAGTTCTTTCTAGATTCCGGGGATAGACAGAGTGTTGTGAAAGCAGGGAACACCACAGGAGGACTCAGAGGCCACCCCCCGTggtggaggggagggaaggggccaGAATCGGTCTGCAGGCGGGCAAGGGCTTGCCAGGAAGGCTTCTAGTGCGGCCTGGCCCCTCGATGGCCCGGTCCTTTACCTGGAGGGTACAGCCAAAGACCCCAATCATGAGCATCGCCACGGTGAGGTACTCGGCCAGCACGTCCCACCAGGGTTTGAGCACCTTGAATGCTGGCTGCTGTTCCGTAAATTGCTTGAACTCGGCCACGGGGATCATCTTGCCTACAGCAAACAGGGAGACAGGTGTAGAGAGATCATGAGGAAGGGGTGCCTTCCTGGCAggggggcagacacagcctgtgcTCCCTGACAGGAGCCATGTGCCCAGCTTCTCCTCTTAGGCTCCGCCCTGCCAGACCCCACCTCCTTCCCAGAGCCAGGGCACCAGATCTTGCTGTTTCTCCTGCCCTGATCTGACTCTGTCTGCCCCCTCAGAGCTCAATAGGGACAGTCCACAGGGTTCCTGTCCCCCGGCCTTCCCATGTGGCCTTCTCCCAAACCCAGCATGCCCCTCCCACCCTTGATGCTGGAAGCCCCAAAACACCCACTTGGGGCTGCCTGACTCCAGCCTAGAATCTCACTGCCACCGGGCAGGAGAGTGCCCCACAGCTCAGGACTTCCGGGGTGTAGGTCCCCCACCCCCTCCAGGGGTGCTCCTGggcaccacctccaacctctaacCTGAAAAGCCGGCTGGTAGCCTGGCTGGAACCTGGCTGGAACCTGGCTCTGCTCTGGTTACCAGGGCCCCGGGGTTAGGGAGTGGCCCAGCCAAGGTAGTCAGCCCTGGGGGTGGTGCGTGACAGAGACACCAGAGTTTCTAAGGGGGCTGTACCCAGCACCTGAGGTACAAACTAGAGACTGGGCTCTGTGAGGGAGGGGAGTGTTGGCTTGGCCAAGGGTGGAGGACCACAAGTGGAATGCCCCTGGGTGACACCTACAACTGGCAGGGAGCTGCGCTGCCAGGCTCCTGGCTTCCGGCCCACTCCTCTGTCCCTGGCTTCCTTTTTGACCAAGGTATCATTACTGCAATACAGTCTGGCCAGCCCAAGTCACAGACGGGGGCGAGGGGCACAAAGCTGGGACGTCACCCTCTGAGGCAGGCAGCCACTTGCCACGGCTGGGGGGGAGGAAAGAGCAGGGGTCCGAAGGCAGCTCACCCTTGCCAGCATCGGAGCTTACCCATCTCCATCACCTCTCTCTTAAGCAGGCTTCTAAGAGTCTCCTGTCCCCATCCTGTCACTGGGCACAGGCTGGATTAGGTAGAGAAGGGAAGCCCTGGCTCTTGTTTCATCTCTCAGCCAACTGTGCTCATATCTCTGTCTCCCTTTTTAGTCCCCATGTCCCCCCCCCAAAGGTTTTGTAATGACTTCTGAGTGATAAAGTCAGGGTGGGGATGATGACACAGAATGCAGGTTTGCCCACCAGCCTGAGAGCTGGCAGTCCCTCACCACGACTCCCTTCATTTCCTCTGAGGCTCCCACCTTCATGTGGGGGATCTGCTGGCAAGGAGGTGCCCAGGGTCTTCCCGCACATGATGGACACTTGTGTCCGCCCCATTCACCCAGAGTGCAGGGTCCTCTCCAGTGGCCCATCCCCCACGCTCACTAACACTCCCAGGCCGACACCAAGAGCCAAGGAAGAATATTTCCAACCTTCATCAGTAGCATCGAATCCAGAGAAAAGCCCAAGCAGCTCAGCAACCCCAGGGGATGACTGTACATGGTAGCCACCAAAAGGGACACCTGGGGACATTTTGGAGCACACACATTTGTGTATGAGGGAAGACCCAGAACCAGGGAGCTATAATGTCTGTGTTGAGTTTCAGCCACTCGCCCAGGGTGGCCTTTGAGGAATGCTGTTTCGTTGCTGGGGACAGTGGCAGCAATGCCACCCACATACGCTGGTAGGAACCAACTCCTTGTCCTGGTCACCATTCAGGACCCATCTCACGTTGATGTAAATTTCACCCCCTGCCTGCCCACCCTCCTGGGTGTACAACCACAGGCAAAAAGACAGAAACCCTCAGGGTCCCCTTGGACTTCTCAGTGACTCCAGGGGAG is part of the Callospermophilus lateralis isolate mCalLat2 chromosome 1, mCalLat2.hap1, whole genome shotgun sequence genome and encodes:
- the Lrrc8e gene encoding volume-regulated anion channel subunit LRRC8E, which codes for MIPVAEFKQFTEQQPAFKVLKPWWDVLAEYLTVAMLMIGVFGCTLQVTQDKIICLPSHEPRENLSEAPCRQLLPRGVSEQMGGLRQLSGLKNNLDLQQYSFINQLCYETALHWYAKYFPYLVVIHTLIFMVCTSFWFKFPGTSSKIEHFISILGKCFDSPWTTRALSEVSGENHKGPAAGRAAAIVVTTAGSGTGKTGEGEKEKVLAEPEKVVTEPPAVTLLDKKEGEQAKALFEKVKKFRVHVEEGDILYTMYIRQMVLKVCKFLAILVYNLVYVEKISFLVACQVETSEVTGYASFCCNHTKAHLFSKLAFCYISFVCVYGITCLYTLYWLFHRPLKEYSFRSVREETGMNDIPDVKNDFAFMLHLIDQYDSLYSKRFAVFLSEVSESRLKQLNLNHEWTPEKLRQKLQRNACGRLELALCMLPGLPDTVFELSEVEALRLEAICDITFPPGLSQLVHLQELSLLHSPAQLPFSSQIFLRDRLKVIRVKCEELREVPLWVFGLRGLEELHLEGLFPPELARAATLESLRELKQLKVLSLRSNAGKVPASVTDVAGHLQRLSLHNDGARLLALNSLKKLVVLRELELVACGLERIPHAIFSLGALQELDLKDNHLRSIEEILSFQHCRKLVTLRLWHNQIAYIPEHVRKLRSLEQLYLSHNKLETLPTQLGLCFGLRLLDVSHNGLRSLPPEVGLLQNLQHLALSYNALEALPEELFFCRKLRTLLLGYNHLSHLSPHIAALRALSRLELKGNRLETLPEELGSCMGLKKAGLLVEDTLYEGLPAEVRERMEEE